A single window of Flavobacterium sp. 140616W15 DNA harbors:
- a CDS encoding RHS repeat domain-containing protein codes for MESYDSEIELAYNRFRYYDPEEGRYISQDPIGLASGEFGFYNYVEDPNGWLDIFGLVGGGSYSQVRTSNIGGEVHHMPANSINGLGHGSGLAIHMTTDDHAQTASYKNMPGAKDYRTRQKQHINNKRFDKAMRMDILDINAKTKSGKITNDYSQSMAEAVDRALKKKFITEAQHKRLKKLAYSK; via the coding sequence ATTGAAAGTTATGATAGTGAAATAGAACTTGCTTACAATCGTTTTAGGTACTATGACCCTGAGGAAGGGCGGTATATAAGTCAGGATCCAATTGGCTTGGCTTCTGGAGAGTTTGGGTTTTATAATTATGTTGAAGATCCTAATGGATGGCTAGATATTTTTGGGCTTGTTGGTGGTGGCTCTTATTCTCAAGTAAGAACATCTAATATTGGAGGAGAAGTTCATCATATGCCAGCAAATTCTATTAATGGATTAGGACATGGATCTGGACTTGCAATACATATGACAACTGATGATCATGCTCAAACAGCTTCGTATAAAAATATGCCAGGGGCAAAAGATTATAGAACTAGACAGAAGCAACATATAAATAACAAAAGATTTGATAAAGCCATGAGAATGGATATATTAGATATCAATGCAAAAACTAAATCAGGCAAAATTACCAACGATTATTCACAAAGTATGGCAGAAGCTGTTGATAGAGCTTTAAAGAAAAAATTTATCACTGAAGCACAACATAAGAGACTGAAAAAATTAGCTTATTCAAAATAA
- a CDS encoding ankyrin repeat domain-containing protein — MSPLHIAVLLSKKDFFDYLIEVGADVNSTDGNGNNILSTAVTWWQRINDDYFIRKLIENGADVNHENNYGRSAKMGALENDGNESIHKYFI, encoded by the coding sequence ATGAGTCCGTTACATATAGCTGTTCTTCTTTCTAAAAAAGATTTTTTTGATTATTTAATAGAGGTTGGAGCAGATGTTAATTCAACCGATGGAAATGGTAACAATATTTTATCAACAGCTGTAACATGGTGGCAAAGAATAAACGACGATTATTTTATTAGAAAACTGATTGAAAATGGTGCAGATGTAAACCATGAAAATAATTACGGTAGAAGTGCAAAAATGGGAGCACTAGAAAATGATGGTAATGAAAGTATTCATAAATATTTTATTTAA